The segment TGGGCTGGCCGCCATTCTTGCGTCGGCCTGCTGCCTGGGGCCGCTGGTTTTGATCGCCTTGGGGTTCAGCGGGGCATGGATCGGCAACCTGACGGTATTGGAGCCGTATCGGCCGATCTTCATCGGCGCGGCGCTGGTTGCACTGTTCTTTGCCTGGCGGCGCATCGTCCGACCGACCGCAGCCTGCAAGCCGGGCGAGGTGTGCGCGATTCCGCAAGTGCGCACCACCTACAAGCTCATTTTCTGGTTCGTCGCCGTGTTGGTCTTGGTCGCGCTTGGTTTTCCCTACGTCATGCCATTTTTCTACTAATCAGGAGTTCATCATGAAAAAGCTGTTTGCCTCCCTCGCTCTCGCCGCTTTCGTTGCCCCCGTGTTCGCCGCCACTCAGACCGTCACGCTGTCCGTGCCTGGCATGACCTGCGCCTCTTGCCCGATCACTGTCAAGCACGCGCTTTCCAAGGTTGAGGGCGTGAGCAAGACCGACGTAAGTTTCGACAAGCGCCAGGCCGTCGTCACCTTCGACGATGCCAAGACCAACGTCCAGAAGTTGACCAAGGCGACCGAGGACGCGGGCTATCCGTCCAGCCTCAAACGCTGATCCGTTAACCGAACTCGGGAGCGACACATGGGACTCATCACGCGCATCGCTGGCAAAACCGGCGCGCTCGGCAGCGTCGTTTCCGCGATGGGCTGCGCCGCCTGTTTTCCTGCCATCGCCAGCTTTGGCGCGGCCATCGGACTGGGCTTCTTGAGCCAGTACGAGGGGCTATTCATTGGCATCCTGCTGCCGATGTTCGCCGGCATCACGTTACTCGCCAATGCTATCGCTTGGCTCAATCATCGACAGTGGCGACGCACGGCGCTCGGCACGATAGGCCCGATCTTGGTGCTGGCAGCGGTGTTTTTAATGCGGGCTTACGGCTGGCAGAGCGGTGGACTGCTCTATGTCGGCCTGGCCTTGATGGTTGGGGTGTCGGTCTGGGATTTCATCTCGCCAGCACATCGCCGCTGCGGGCCGGACAGCTGTGAATTGCCAGAACAACGTGGCTGACGGCAACAGCCGTAGCCACCACAGAAAAGGAAAAATACATGACCACCCTGAAAATCACCGGGATGACCTGCGACTCGTGCGCGGCTCACGTCAAGGAAGCCTTGGAGAAAGTGCCCGGCGTGCAATCGGCGCTGGTGTCCTATCCGAAGGGCACAGCG is part of the Acinetobacter sp. WCHA45 genome and harbors:
- the merP gene encoding mercury resistance system periplasmic binding protein MerP; protein product: MKKLFASLALAAFVAPVFAATQTVTLSVPGMTCASCPITVKHALSKVEGVSKTDVSFDKRQAVVTFDDAKTNVQKLTKATEDAGYPSSLKR
- the merT gene encoding mercuric ion transporter MerT — its product is MSEPQNGRGALFAGGLAAILASACCLGPLVLIALGFSGAWIGNLTVLEPYRPIFIGAALVALFFAWRRIVRPTAACKPGEVCAIPQVRTTYKLIFWFVAVLVLVALGFPYVMPFFY
- the merC gene encoding organomercurial transporter MerC, giving the protein MGLITRIAGKTGALGSVVSAMGCAACFPAIASFGAAIGLGFLSQYEGLFIGILLPMFAGITLLANAIAWLNHRQWRRTALGTIGPILVLAAVFLMRAYGWQSGGLLYVGLALMVGVSVWDFISPAHRRCGPDSCELPEQRG